A genomic segment from Pollutimonas thiosulfatoxidans encodes:
- the nusA gene encoding transcription termination factor NusA, which translates to MSREILLLVDALAREKNVTREVVFGALENALASAMKKRFKEDADIRVTIDRVTGEHEGYRRWLVVPDDAGLQEPDQQELYSDAQEIVPGIEVGDYIEEALEPEEFGRIGAQAAKQAILQRIRDAEREQVLSDFLDRGENIVSGTVKRMDKGDAIIETGKIEARLPRSELIPKENIRVGDRIRAWVLRVDHAARGQQVILSRTAPEFIRQLFENEVPEIEQGLLEIKAAARDPGVRAKIAVVAYDKRIDPIGTCVGMRGSRVTAVRNELGGEQVDIVLWADDPAEFVIGALAPAHVDSIVVDEDKHAMDVVVDAENLPKAIGARGQNVRLASELTGWQINIMTPEESQNRQEEERTGLRAAFISKLDVDEEVADILIDEGFTGLEEIAYVPMQELLEIEAFDEDTINELRTRARNALLTEAIAQEERVQTVAQDLLEIEGITPELVAKLADAEVLTLDDLAELATDELSEITGLTEDEASQMIMRARAHWFEDDA; encoded by the coding sequence ATGAGTCGCGAAATTCTTTTATTGGTCGACGCCCTGGCGCGTGAGAAAAACGTAACGCGCGAAGTGGTTTTTGGTGCGCTTGAAAATGCGTTGGCTTCCGCCATGAAAAAACGCTTCAAGGAAGACGCCGATATCCGCGTCACCATAGACCGCGTTACCGGCGAGCACGAAGGTTACCGCCGGTGGCTGGTCGTGCCCGACGATGCGGGCTTGCAAGAGCCCGATCAGCAAGAGCTCTATTCAGACGCCCAGGAAATCGTCCCGGGTATCGAAGTGGGCGACTATATAGAAGAGGCGCTCGAGCCCGAAGAGTTCGGTCGCATTGGTGCCCAGGCTGCCAAGCAGGCCATCCTGCAGCGCATCCGCGATGCCGAGCGCGAACAAGTCCTTAGCGACTTCCTGGACCGCGGTGAAAACATCGTGTCCGGTACGGTCAAGCGCATGGACAAGGGCGATGCCATTATCGAAACCGGCAAGATCGAAGCCCGCTTGCCCCGCAGCGAACTCATCCCCAAAGAGAACATCCGGGTGGGCGATCGCATACGCGCCTGGGTGTTGCGTGTCGATCATGCAGCCAGAGGCCAGCAGGTCATTCTTTCGCGTACGGCGCCCGAGTTCATCCGTCAGTTGTTCGAGAACGAAGTGCCTGAAATCGAACAAGGCCTGCTCGAGATCAAGGCGGCGGCTCGCGATCCGGGCGTACGCGCCAAGATCGCGGTGGTTGCCTACGACAAGCGCATCGACCCGATCGGCACTTGCGTGGGCATGCGCGGGTCGCGCGTCACCGCAGTGCGCAACGAATTGGGCGGCGAACAAGTCGATATCGTTCTGTGGGCGGATGATCCGGCCGAGTTCGTTATTGGCGCGCTGGCGCCCGCTCATGTCGACTCCATCGTGGTCGATGAAGACAAGCACGCCATGGACGTCGTGGTCGACGCCGAGAACCTGCCAAAGGCCATCGGCGCCCGCGGCCAGAACGTGCGCCTGGCTTCCGAGCTCACGGGTTGGCAGATCAACATCATGACGCCCGAAGAAAGCCAGAATCGCCAGGAAGAAGAGCGTACCGGCCTGCGCGCGGCGTTCATCAGCAAGCTGGATGTCGATGAAGAAGTGGCCGACATCCTGATCGATGAAGGGTTCACCGGGCTGGAAGAGATCGCCTACGTGCCCATGCAGGAGTTGCTCGAGATCGAAGCCTTCGATGAAGACACGATCAACGAACTGCGCACCCGTGCCCGTAACGCACTGCTGACCGAGGCAATCGCCCAGGAAGAGCGTGTGCAGACGGTTGCCCAGGATTTGCTGGAAATAGAAGGAATCACGCCTGAACTGGTTGCCAAGCTGGCCGATGCCGAGGTTCTCACCCTCGACGACCTGGCAGAACTGGCCACCGACGAGTTGTCCGAAATTACCGGTTTGACCGAAGACGAAGCAAGTCAAATGATTATGCGCGCCCGGGCTCACTGGTTTGAAGACGACGCTTGA
- the rimP gene encoding ribosome maturation factor RimP produces the protein MADIFALTQEALAGMEVELIDVERAPLGLLRVTIDRPEGVRIEDCEQVSKQLSRVFEVENIDYKRLEVGSPGTDRPLKRVADFIRSADQRVEIRLREAIDNRKVFVGMLRVPEDAASVATPVFGLVLEGTEPDAQVLDFTFDDVDRAKLDPILDFKGKKR, from the coding sequence ATGGCAGATATATTCGCTTTAACACAAGAGGCTCTGGCCGGAATGGAAGTCGAGCTTATCGACGTAGAACGCGCGCCCCTTGGGTTGCTGCGCGTTACCATCGACCGCCCGGAGGGTGTGCGAATCGAGGACTGCGAGCAGGTTTCAAAACAGTTGTCGCGCGTATTCGAGGTGGAAAACATCGACTACAAGCGTCTCGAGGTTGGCTCTCCTGGCACCGATCGGCCGCTCAAGCGCGTCGCCGACTTCATTCGGTCTGCCGATCAGCGTGTCGAAATCCGACTGCGTGAAGCTATCGATAATCGTAAGGTGTTTGTCGGCATGCTGCGCGTGCCCGAGGATGCGGCCAGTGTCGCTACACCGGTGTTCGGCCTGGTGCTCGAGGGCACCGAGCCCGACGCGCAAGTACTTGACTTCACTTTCGACGATGTCGATCGGGCCAAGTTGGATCCCATTCTAGATTTCAAGGGTAAGAAGCGATGA
- a CDS encoding pseudouridine synthase, producing MSDINEEHGSAAGKLPAVDQADHAADGGQPTSTRGKGRKLRTPFRRRRGDAPTEGANATSTGAPDGEAAPTDSAEAAAAAKPPRNPRRRKPADKTAAGPGAGSPAAGPARGRGRGPKPAEPAQAAEAENDAEQALAYLETAAPMAQRLGKYLGSDALMPKLHKVLAEAGVGSRREMEELIIAGRVSVNGEPAHIGQRVGENDQVRVNGRVITRPSAKKPPRIILYHKPAGEIVSHDDPEGRATVFARLPKMRVGKWLSVGRLDLNTEGLLILTTSGDLANRLMHPRYGAEREYAVRVLGELGEEQQASLLKGIALEDGMAQFGSLDYLGGEGSNRWYRVTLKEGRNREVRRMFEAAGVTVSRLIRTRFGEVVLPRNLRRGRWEELDGSLVNALMLQLGLLREDDGDDDGRRERQPASHDSALPPGFGTMERNGMNGAKLGRRGKLSGGRTVRGSVAESYPSDPYGTGLSFSGGLANGHPNGNGSGRAKPAGKGRKPAGQPRGPRDENAAPADPRRRSTRSAKPGGPKPGGAGPKAGAPKPARGPRGSAKPKATGNTGGRARSSAARGDDWQPRGASAHESHLGKLGGGRNR from the coding sequence ATGAGTGATATCAACGAAGAACACGGTTCCGCCGCTGGCAAGCTTCCAGCAGTCGATCAAGCCGATCATGCTGCTGATGGCGGCCAGCCCACGTCGACGCGCGGCAAGGGCCGCAAATTGCGTACGCCCTTTCGTCGCCGACGCGGCGATGCGCCGACTGAGGGCGCCAACGCAACGTCAACGGGTGCGCCCGATGGAGAAGCTGCGCCGACAGACTCGGCCGAAGCCGCCGCTGCGGCCAAGCCCCCAAGAAACCCTCGACGCCGTAAACCCGCTGACAAGACGGCGGCTGGCCCGGGCGCGGGTAGCCCGGCGGCTGGGCCGGCGCGTGGCCGCGGGCGCGGTCCCAAGCCAGCCGAGCCGGCCCAGGCAGCCGAAGCCGAGAACGATGCCGAGCAGGCCCTGGCCTATCTCGAGACTGCTGCGCCGATGGCGCAACGCTTGGGCAAGTACCTGGGCAGCGACGCGCTGATGCCCAAGCTGCACAAGGTGCTGGCCGAAGCCGGAGTCGGTTCTCGTCGCGAGATGGAAGAGCTCATTATTGCCGGCCGGGTATCCGTCAACGGCGAGCCGGCTCATATCGGACAGCGGGTTGGCGAGAACGATCAGGTTCGCGTCAACGGCCGCGTCATTACTCGTCCAAGTGCGAAGAAGCCGCCGCGCATCATCCTGTATCACAAGCCGGCCGGCGAGATCGTCAGCCACGACGACCCTGAAGGTCGCGCTACCGTATTTGCGCGTCTGCCCAAGATGCGAGTGGGCAAGTGGCTCTCGGTAGGCCGTCTGGATCTGAACACCGAAGGCCTGCTTATCCTGACCACATCGGGCGATCTGGCCAACCGTCTGATGCATCCACGCTATGGCGCCGAGCGCGAGTACGCTGTGCGCGTTTTGGGCGAGCTCGGCGAAGAGCAGCAGGCCAGCCTGCTCAAGGGCATCGCCCTTGAGGACGGGATGGCGCAGTTCGGTTCGCTGGACTATTTGGGGGGCGAGGGCAGCAATCGCTGGTACCGCGTCACACTGAAGGAAGGCCGCAATCGCGAAGTCCGCCGCATGTTCGAGGCGGCAGGTGTGACGGTAAGCCGCCTGATACGCACTCGATTCGGTGAAGTGGTATTGCCACGCAATTTACGCCGCGGCCGGTGGGAAGAGCTGGATGGTTCCCTGGTCAACGCCCTGATGTTGCAGCTTGGGCTGTTGCGCGAAGATGACGGCGATGACGACGGTCGCCGCGAGCGGCAGCCTGCCTCGCACGATAGCGCCTTGCCACCAGGGTTTGGCACCATGGAGCGCAATGGCATGAACGGCGCCAAGCTCGGGCGTCGCGGCAAGTTGTCGGGCGGTCGGACAGTGCGCGGTTCGGTGGCAGAAAGCTATCCGTCTGATCCCTACGGTACCGGCCTTAGCTTCAGTGGCGGTTTGGCCAACGGCCACCCTAATGGCAACGGCAGTGGCCGGGCCAAGCCGGCCGGGAAGGGTCGCAAGCCGGCAGGGCAGCCACGGGGTCCGCGCGACGAGAACGCTGCACCGGCAGACCCACGTCGGCGGTCCACCCGTTCGGCCAAGCCCGGAGGCCCCAAGCCGGGCGGCGCTGGTCCCAAGGCAGGAGCGCCCAAGCCAGCGCGTGGCCCTCGCGGCAGCGCCAAGCCCAAAGCAACCGGCAACACCGGCGGTCGCGCCCGCAGCTCCGCAGCACGCGGCGACGATTGGCAGCCTCGCGGGGCGTCGGCGCACGAGTCGCACCTGGGCAAGCTGGGCGGCGGTCGTAACAGGTAG
- a CDS encoding CobW family GTP-binding protein: MQKIPITVVSGFLGSGKTSLLNGLLRATPTTEAEQGALDGTLVLVNELGAIGLDHRRSLAVTDTVVLLESGCLCCAVRGELVQALRQAFMDALHKKIPAFSRVLIETTGIADPAAVMYTLKYEPFLAERYRYAGCITVVDGCFGAMQLEQHREAVQQAVLADVLVISKTNLTDTDSLAELEVSLGRINPMAVRFQADHVPVLAELLHTANSTVEAPGRLKLAPLWTRGALRSASMHHGGVGVLTLSWSTPLQRSRFVAAVSALQELEHPYLLRLKGSVWFQNAIEAVLVHGVHKHLYPLDLPAPSAGDTSRSSFLVVITRDGPLAAPLEIFQRLLPGAHLAVSPEGNFVDS, translated from the coding sequence ATGCAGAAAATTCCCATCACGGTGGTTTCGGGTTTCCTGGGCAGCGGCAAGACCAGTCTGCTGAACGGTCTTTTGCGCGCGACGCCAACAACAGAGGCGGAGCAGGGTGCGCTGGATGGCACCCTGGTGCTGGTGAATGAGCTCGGCGCCATTGGCCTGGATCACCGGCGCTCGCTTGCCGTCACCGACACGGTGGTGTTGCTGGAATCGGGATGCCTTTGTTGTGCCGTGCGGGGCGAACTCGTTCAGGCTTTGCGCCAGGCATTCATGGACGCCTTGCACAAGAAGATACCCGCTTTCTCCCGGGTACTGATAGAAACCACGGGGATCGCCGATCCCGCAGCAGTGATGTACACACTCAAGTATGAGCCCTTTCTTGCAGAGCGATACCGGTACGCAGGCTGCATCACTGTGGTCGATGGCTGCTTCGGCGCCATGCAACTGGAGCAGCATCGGGAAGCGGTGCAGCAGGCCGTGTTGGCCGACGTTCTGGTCATCAGCAAGACGAACCTGACGGACACTGATAGCCTGGCCGAGCTGGAGGTCTCATTAGGGCGCATCAATCCGATGGCCGTTCGTTTTCAGGCTGACCATGTGCCGGTGCTGGCAGAGTTGCTGCACACGGCCAATTCCACAGTAGAGGCGCCGGGCCGGCTAAAGCTTGCACCCCTATGGACGCGTGGTGCCTTGCGGTCAGCCTCCATGCACCATGGGGGCGTAGGGGTGTTGACGCTGTCATGGTCCACGCCCTTGCAGCGCTCCCGTTTCGTGGCCGCCGTCAGCGCATTGCAAGAGCTCGAGCATCCCTACTTACTGCGTCTCAAGGGATCAGTCTGGTTCCAGAATGCGATTGAAGCCGTCCTGGTGCATGGCGTGCACAAGCACCTGTATCCCCTTGACTTGCCGGCCCCCAGTGCGGGCGATACCTCGCGATCATCTTTTCTTGTGGTGATCACACGCGACGGCCCGCTCGCGGCGCCGCTCGAGATTTTCCAACGGCTGCTACCTGGTGCTCATTTGGCAGTGTCGCCTGAGGGCAACTTTGTAGATTCATAG